The following is a genomic window from Tripterygium wilfordii isolate XIE 37 chromosome 19, ASM1340144v1, whole genome shotgun sequence.
CCATATTGTGTGGTATTACGTTCCCCAGGCGTgaatttttctaaatttttgaaAACTAGACAAATGATTCAACTACCCAAATGTTGGATCGAGTCAACGAAACGCCTTCCAACTTTCTGACTTTTTTAAGTTTATGATCAAGTTAgattaaatttgtttttctttttgatgaagTAAATtctaattttataaaatatgaaatatttatttcaacTTAATCTTGTAGTTGAGCATAATTTTAAATACAATCTGAACTCAAAAAGGTTTTTATTCTCTAGAAGAATATTGATAGTATAACTCTCTACTATGTGAATGTGGATACTTGTACAATACAAATAGAAATATAAGATAAAGTATCCATGACCTCGTAAAGGTGGGAGAGAGGAGTAACCACTCCAACCCGCTCTATAGTATCACACTCCTCTAGTGCGTGATTTGTCTTGCGCTTAGAgagataaaaataatataataagaaaagagacaaaaaagaagttaaaataTTGTTTGGAACATatgttcaaataaaaaataatgataaatgcTCAGGTTAAACCAATGTAACTTTCACCtcatattttctaaaaaaaagaaaagattaagCAAATGTTGAGGATAAATCACCTCATAAAGAATTTTCTAACGTTGATtcagattcaaattcaaatcacACTTTAGATAAGGACGAATCCTCATAGCACTACTCCAACAAATCTCAACAACGATATCAAACCCACATCTCATCTCAACATATTGAAGATCAAGGATAAGAACATCTCAACGAATGCGTAAAAGGAACATCCAACTTGATATGAGGTATGGACTTCGAGTTGAGACGTTGGATATATTGACTTGTATGGGCTATTATGTTGGGTCGGACCATGGtttattcttttttatgttCCTATGAGGTTTGGGTTTTCACGTTGATTGGCGCAACTTGAATCGTTCCCATAAGGGCACAACCCAACCGGCATTTTGGgtaaattttgatttctttaattttttaaaaacactagTATTGATTTatataatttcattgtttttaggGATTAAACTGTTTGATAAACCTTATAATCTAGCAAATAACCTCCATAACCAAAcacgaaaaataaattaacgTATAAACTAGCATAAAATAAGCTACTCATAGGAATTTATACGCTCTTTAGTCACTTTTTACAATTAATATAGTAATAGTTTATAAATTAGCTTACAACTGTACAATCACCAAACACctaataatttatttgaaagtttataaattaatttatttttctcaattATAAACTTTTTCTTTGTGAGCTCAATTATAAACCCTATCAGAGGCAACATTGCATTCCATATTTAGTCCTCGCTAAGGTTTTTTTTACGCTGTTTTTATCTAACCCTCCAAAGAAATCGAAAGTACAATAGTAACTGAAAACCATTATAGATGAGGTTTATATAAGGGAAAATTCTGAAATGTTTACAGAAAATAATGGAAATATCATACAAAGTcagcaaacaaaatatattgttactgaaaaatatatgatatcattatatatgtatatatgatgaGCCATGGGTCCATTGATGTCGATGGAGGCACCTTTGGATTGAATCAAACTCCATCAAATTCGTCCATGAATGAATGGCGCGAGTGGGGTTACCTAAGCAGCCTTGTCAATTACGGGAGGACTGATTCCCGACAATATAATGGGCTTTGAAACAAAAGCCCATGATTGATGGGAATTCCCATAAAAACAAATTGGATGGTATACATAATACATTCTCTCTTTACGCTTATACATTCTCTCTTTACGCTTTTTATAAGGAGTATTGATATCTTAACACCATATTAATTGATCTGTCTTCGAATATACGGCTATGACAAGGTCACAAGGGTGAGGGCCATAAGGATGGGATTGGATAGGACCCGATCCTAGGATTAGGCGGTCATGTTAGGTTGTGTCGACTTGTCCCATTTTTACATGATAAATTATGGAAACGGCGATACGATACCGTTTGTTTTAATACACCATATTATCTCTTTTTATTAGTGCCACACCCACACATTAAGTCTTACGTCAAATTTCCACTTCCGCACTAAAACCCACTATTATTCTTGTTGTCCTAAATTAGGTTTTTCCGGTACAACAATATATATTCTTAAATCAAGTAAAAGTTGCCATGCATGTCTTTCGCAGTAACTAACTTTACGCGTGCTATATATTCACAAATATaaattgatttgagttttttttctttttctttcggtTTTcccacattttcttttcttttctttctcaggagaagaaaaggaaaagtgtTAGAATGTTAGAGAAGGGAAACCTAATTTCTCAAACAATTTAACTATTTTCATTTTCGTTCTCTGTGTTAGTGTTTGATTAATgcgattgattaattaattaatcaatcatgATAGTTGATAATTCTCGTGAAGCCCATAACATATTTTTGATAATGCATTGTTGTTGGCTCCCAAATTTCGCCGTTGAAGAAGATTTGGAATTCAGGCTTTCTTGAAGGTACGTACATAAGAACCCTAAATTTTATGTTCTGgtgtaataatattataaaattttgaataattcctgaaatatttttttatgcatgaaaatatcatgaaaaataaaagaaaataaaagaaaaggaaacagaTGTTAGGTTACCTCAACATGCACTTATTTTATATTTCTCAAATTATGAATAGACATTATTTCAAACGCATGCAATAGTTCTATTTCTATCTCTTTTGTTCAGCTGAATTGTTCCTTTTTAcgtaataaaattttatttaatatcgttaaaaaatacaatccaaacattacaaatcaataatttttggacacgattttattatttttgagcCGTCGTTATTGTTTGTTAGGTCACAAAATACAATGATGATATGAGAGGGGTTGAAGTTTTACTTATATGATATTCGATTGAGTTTTTCAATTCGATGTGTGATAAGTCTTAAATAAATATATCTAAAACGCAATGAGCTACAATTTGATTCCATTGTTGCCTGGTTGTACAGTACTTGTAGAACTTTCCAGGAAAAAAAACCCGAACCAACAAATATTTATGGGTCACCACAacggaatttaaaaaaaaaaaaaacagaaagaaagaaaaatatatttagagTCGTCGTTGAAGGTCCTGGCTGGGCAAGTCAGGGAAATAATTATTGGAAAATTTAAGTTAAATTTGAGCTGTTCTAGCTGTACGTGGGGACTACTTGTAGGACTTGTAATATCAAATGTCTCAAAAATTCAATTATATTTCTTTCCCATGGTTCTCATAATTCCAAATATTCGGGGCATCCCAGAATTGACGGTGCCAGTTGTCCCAATTAGAATACATTTTGTATGACATATTTTTGCGCATCCATGCATATTCATGAATACgcgcatttttttttgttttatatatatggttataaactaacacttttttttgaatatatatatatataaatataataacaaCATCATACACATTTATCTTTTAAGTATTTTTAAGTATTCGGTATGGGTCAAATTCGGGACGTTAGGTCCAAACACACATAATTTTCTCCCCTGACAGACAtgataagttgagtcaaaataTAATGTATTAATGTAACATATTACTTGCAGTATGAATCGAACTTAGAACCTttcaaattcatataatttgatCCGAGTAAGATTCACCTATATACTATCATCCAACAACTCTTTTAGAAAATTAAAATCctattaatttaaatttaactTGTGTACCCCGCTTATTGATAATTAATTTGGAGTGATATCAATTAAGCATAAGTTGTCTACTTAACCCGTCTTTGACATCTCCAGAAAAATTTGAACTTTTTGTCTTGAGTTAGACCTGCTACATATATTATCCTAATTAATCTTTGATACGCATCTaccatttttaattaatttcttgttttCCTGTCACTTTCTTATCTTGTTTTTTtcccccattttttttttatcacaaaCCTAAAATTGCTGATAAATCGTTCAAGCCAAGCGTGTataatttcttaattttcttacCTAACAATAAAGTGATAAACGCTTAcataatatatgtgtgtgtgtgtgtgtatatagctGGAATAGCTTATATATTATGCATTTATGCGTGTGCGCTGCCTTTTGTCCTGGCATGGGGTGTGTCATACTCAATTAACGCAGTACAAGAAGGGCATTATTTGACGTAATATTCACAGAAAGGTGGCTCTCATTCAGACTATATATTCTGCTCTCTATTGCAGGAAGAAAGTGTGTTAGTTGagcttcttcattttctttcttcttcaaccACCAAAGCCAAGAAAACTCTGATTTTTCTCCTCTCAGTGGAATCTGATTCAACCCCTGTTTCTGGCAATAGATAGCAGTGAAGAGTTGCAATTTTGCAGGTGCAGATTTTTAGTTATTGATTTAAGCATTTCTGACTGATTCCATAATGTTTCTCTGTTAGAAATGCAGTTTTGATTTGCTAGTTAAAGAAAATATGAATTGGGTTTTCTCttgcaggttttttttttggcaatggAAAACAGTGAGTTTATGAATTCATCAAAACAGGATGTCAATGAAGAAATCCCATCactcatatcatatatatcatcaaatgATTTGGCTGGATTTGACACAGTTAAGGAGGAAAGTAGCTACCATAATCAGAATCATTCTTTTAATTCATTCCCAATGGTAAGAAATTAAGGACTTTCATGCCATAAACTGTGAACTCTGCTTTGGTCTCTTTGATGGGTTTTCACTAATTTCTGGTTTCATTGCAGGAAGCTGAAATGAGTAGTTTGACAAGTAGTGATGAATACAAACCCATCAACCATCAGAGAAAGGACTCAGTTTCCATCAGCATGCCATCTTCTCCAATCCAAGATCATTCAAAGAGCACAAAAAGAGTTCTTTTCAGTATCGGTGATGACAAAGTCCTCGGCGAGGGAATTCCAGTTTCCACGGCAGAATATGGTCTGGAACTAAAGAAAGTTAAGTTTCATTCGCAGCCAATGCCTAGAGGGTCTGCATTTCCCAAATCAATCGATGTTCGGGCATTTCCACAGCATCCTAGTATAAAGAAATTTAAAGATAAGAGGTATGATTCCTTCAAAACATGGTCCGGGAAACTTGAAAGGCAAATATCAAATATTCGCGGAAAGCCTCGTGAGCCTGAACCCGAGCGCAGTAATGTGCAGAAGGCAGAGTCTGAGTCTATATCGGTGGATCGATATTTCGATGCACTGCAGGGGCCTGAATTGGAAACCTTGAGGGTATGTGCCACTTACTGAAATTCACACATTTCACATACCAGTAATATTCATGTTAGTTATTTGGCTTGATTTTCATTATATTGAGTAATGTGAGATATGCTTGTTACAGCCATCAGAGCAAATTGTGTTGCCAGAGGACAAGACCTGGCCGTTTCTCCTACGATATCCCATCTCTTCATTTGGTATCTGTCTCGGCGTAAGCAGCCAAGCAATTATGTGGAAAACATTAGCAACTTCAGCATCCACAAAGTTTCTTCATATAAGCTTGACAGTAAATCTAGTCCTATGGTGCATCGCTGTAGCTCTTGTAGCCATGGTTGCTTCGATTTACCTTTCAAAGGTGATTTTCTACTTCGAAGCAGTTCGACGTGAATACTATCACCCTATCCGTGTCAACTTCTTCTTTGCTCCATGGATTTCTCTTCTATTTTTAGCCCTTGGAGTACCACCTTCGGTAACCAAAGATCTGCCTCCTGCACTTTGGTATGTTCTCATGACACCAATTCTCTGCTTAGAGCTTAAGATTTATGGGCAATGGATGTCGGGAGGACAACGTAGGCTCTCGAAAGTGGCTAATCCTTCGAATCATCTGTCGGTTGTTGGAAATTTTGTTGGAGCATTGTTGGGTGCATCGATGGGATTAAAAGAAGGTCCTATCTTTTTCTTTGCTGTTGGTTTGGCTCACTATGCAGTTCTGTTTGTCACTCTTTACCAAAGACTTCCAACAAATGAAACTCTCCCCAAAGAGCTTCATCCGGTTTTCTTCCTTTTCGTCGCTGCTCCAAGTGTTGCTTCCATGGCCTGGACAAAGATTCAAGGCTCCTTCGATTACGGTTCTCGGATTGCCTACTTCATTGCATTGTTCCTTTATTTTTCACTGGCAGTAAGAGTCAATTTCTTCAGAGGATTCAAGTAAGAAACAGCATATTTTggtctcttcttttttcaaatttcttctctTAATGGTTCATTCACTCTACTGAGAGTCTAATAAGTCTTGTTCTTGAATATGCAGGTTTTCATTAGCTTGGTGGGCTTATACATTTCCGATGACCGGAGCTGCCATCGCGACGATCAGGTACTCGAGCGAAGTGGACAATGTAGTGACTCAAGCTCTTGCTGTCATACTTGCTGCTACTGCCACACTTACAGTCACAGCCTTGCTTATATCTACAATCCTCCATGGCTTTGTGTTGGGAGATCTTTTCCCTAATGACATTGCCATTGCCATCAGTGACAGAAAGCCAAAGCATCACAATAACCACAGAAGGTGGTTCCATATCAGTAATGGAAGCGCGGAAGAGATCGAAAATTACTTAAAATTTGCAGATTCGGATTGCAAAGACATTGAAGCTTCCCCAACATCCAACTCTCCTGGCTCTGGCAGTAATTAATGAAGCTTGAATCTTGTAGTTTATCTATTGCCAATCAGACTATTAGGGTTCTTAGTTCCAGTGAGCTTGCCACAGTTTTAGTGAGCATGTGAGGGATTTGAAGATATGTGTGGTGAGGGCTGAGTGATATGTTAGAACTAGTAATGGCTGTATATTGTGTAAAATATCTGTCAGTAATGTGTATGTTCTGCagatataatttttgttaattattaATATCAAGTAATCTACACAACTAGCAAACAGCACCAGATCCATGTTGAATGGAATAAGCTTTTACTTACTGGTTTGTAAATTAAGGGCAAAATAGTGTAGAaaatttacataatcaaaatgaaTAGCAAAGAAAGTGAAAAAATTTCACGAAGATCAAgatattaatttcttattgaATCTTATTACTCCTCTTAATATCCTAATGCCGGCCCATGCGCTAGACTCTGACCCAACTTACCTCGTTACCATGTGGAAAAAACTTACCTCATTATCATGCGAAAAACTTATGTGCATGCGGATCTGATAGCCCAAATAAGCctatatcgaatgtccaaatgataaatttgtatagtatcgtttttggataatttttaatttataattcatTAGGAAAAAATATTTCGAAATAAATCCAACAAAAGTTCTTGTAAGTTTCCAAAGGTGAAGTTTGAAAATCAACAATGGGTATTAGGGTTTTATGTGGACCATCACATTTTCCGATGGGCCCAAtatttgaaattaaaatttgGACCATGACATCGGTCACCAAAGACAAAGCCCATTAGGGTTCTTTGTGGAGTGTAGaccatctctttttccaatGGGCCCAACAACCCAACGGTAATAGGAAAAGTGACGGTAGTACGGTACACTACACCGTCTATGTAAACCCCGTAATGGGCTTtccatttgtttgtttatcGACCGTCAACTACAAGCGACTGAGCGAGCGTTTCGAGCTTTGAGAAGGAACTCGAGGAAGTACCCAACGGTAATAGGAAAAAGTTAGATGGGGTTTGGCATCCTTTGTTCATCGTGCTCCAACGTCAAGGAAAGCTAGTTTTTCTTTGGACTGTCTCGTCTCCATCAGCAGTAGTAGTAAACTAGCTTCGGTGCGGATTCGATCGTTCGAATTGCTTGATTTTTCTCTCCTATCGATCTTGACCTTAGTggtatgaatttatttgattgTTCTTCTTTGATTCTGTGTTATCTTCCGAATCCCTTGGATTTCAATCAACTTGTATGTATTAGTTTGAATTTGTTGCAGAGAAACCAGTTTTGCATTATAATATGAATAACTTCCATCGTCGTCTCAATTGATTCCTAgattgaaaccctaataaatccCTAAATTGTATTCTTATTGTTAAAGAAAAGAACGAATTGATAGTGTTTCAATCAGTAGTTTCAAGAGTTTTCTTAAGCTGTTGGAATTTTTAACTTCTTTCCTCATTTAATTAGAATTTTCTACTCTATGGAACATTGGTGAGGTCTTGTTAGTTTTATCAAGCAGTGTTAATATTCCCTGTTTGTCTACCACTTCCTTTGACGAAATCATTATTGGTTGTTTATATGTTTCTTAACAATATAGAGAGGCCCTGCATGTGGCAAAGAGGAATTTCATGTTGTGCCAGTTTGGTGTTTGAGATCAGGAGGAGGACATAAAGGTATACTTATTTTGTACGTCAAGGAAAGTTACAAGATGGAGAATATGCAATATGCAGAGGAGCTTATCAGGGAGTTTCTTGTGTTTAGAGGGTTTACAAATACTTTACAAGCGTTTGAGATGGAATTAGGGACTGATATTGGTAAATCGTTCCAGGTGGATAAGATATTGGACTTGATATTCTCAGTTTATATCCCTAAATTTCATGCGGAAAAATTAGTTGGTCTTCTAAGTTTCTTCAAGCAGTGCTTTTCTTCATCAACTGAGATTGCACTTATTGCTACTCTATTGAAATTGGAGGTCTCTATCCTGCGGTACTATGTAGTTTATGCCTTGCAGTCAGGAAGGAAAGACAAAGTTGTAGAGTTTTTCGGAATGAACGGGAATGATTTGCTGCAAAGGAGCACAGAATGGACTCCATGGTTTGGTAGGTTATGTCTTTTTCTTTATATTGTGGCCTTAAACATTCATTTTTCCTTGACTTATTTTATCCACCATTCCAATGCAGCAATACCTTATTTAAAGAATCCAAGCTTGGATCCTCAATTTCGCATTTATTTCTCAAAGGAATGGCATGAAGCTTTGTGTCTTTCAGCGAGGAATTTTTTCAGTGAGATCTTCAATGGTACTCATATCCTTTTGATGGACATATCCTCTATGATGCTCCATTAAGATTTTCACTACTATAAAACGTTGGCAAATATAGATTCTTACCTGCATTCTGGAAATGCAATATATCCCATTCACGTTGGACTTCATAGTTTCATTTATGTTATGTCACTCTTTTCTCaactatatgtgtgtgtttgctTTGCGAGCATGTTAATGACTGTATGATTGAGTATAAACCAGGCTTtcttaaataaaaatttgaggTCACTTGAAGATGTACTTTTACGCATTCCCATTTATTCCGTGTATTCAACCATACCTTCTTCTCCCTACCATTTTGTTACATATGCGACAGCATTACACCCTTTCCTTTCCTTGACAATAATTGATGTTTCTACTGATTGGATTTTGGAGAATATGTCCTTAACCAAACCACGAATCCCTGCCCTCTTGAAGATCAGTTCAGAGAAGAAAACAGTCAACTGTCTTAAAAAAGATGCTGAGCAACTTAATCAAAAGTTATCACAACTTCAGACTTTATTGGAGGAAAAAGAAGCTCAATTATGCCAGATGAggtgaaatttgaaaataatcatTTTTATTTCTCATGTATTCTAGTGATTTACTTTGTTGTTGTATTCTAGTTGATTTACTTTGTTATTTTCATGAAAGTTTATGTATTTTTATAGGATGAAGACCAGTAGTGCTGCATCAGTAATGGATACAAGATTATTAAAAAGTAAGaattcaatgtcatcaaatggACTGCGCAAAGAAGATCTTCATTTGACCAGTATTCAACAAGATTGCTCTCCTGCTACCCCAAATTTGGGTGGAATAAAGTTGGATCCTGAACAGGCTTATGGTGGACAATTCGAAACTATATCTGGATCCATTATCTCTGAGTCTGCTCATGACTCTATGTCACTTTCTACTCTCTATGTTGAAGGTGGTGTTTCTGCTGGTAACACTCAAGTGCTTCAAGAAGACTCTTGTGATGGTATTTATCTGTTCATATAACCTCCTTTCTATGAATCAAGGATGGTTACTAGTTCTGGGATAATTCTATGCCTAATTAGTTAAAGGACTTGTTTTAATGACGGCAATAAGTCTAGAATCTAGCTGGCCTTCATGAGGTAGCTATTAATGAAAATACTTTTGCTTATCTATACATTACTTGTAAAACAGGAAATTACGATGATTTGTATTTCTGGAAGGAGGGCTGGAGGGGTAACGTAATGCTAGAGTCCAGTGAAATTACACTATTTCAGTGTAGCCCAGGAGTTAGTATGTATATGACGGGAAAATGATAACACTTGTGAATTTGGTAGTTGATGGCTGCTAGGGTGATAGAAAGTGAGAGAAAGCTGAGTGGGTTGTATGTATGCTACTCAATTTTCTTAAACTGAGCATTATCACTGTTCatctttgatttatttttggcaaaagagtactttttATCCCTCAACTACTGatgtttcattttcgtcccttaactcttttttttccctttttcgtcccccaactatgggaaagtaccatTTTTATCCCTTGAATAAATCcgaccattgaaaaatcctacgtggcatcatattgttcaTCAGATCAagttttttccaacttcaatcttacttgaaaggacgaaaataatacttttcaatagttgagggacgaaaatgagTGGAAAAAAAGcttaaggacaaaaatgaaactcgccccatagttgagggacgaaaagtatctttttgccatttatttttttccccggCTTTTTGCATGTGTAGACCTTTATGTTGCACTGATGCTTAAAGCACGCTATTGACATATTAATTACTCCAATTTATGTGACAGAGAATGGCAGAGACATGCCGGGGGAAGCATTTCCTGAAGTGAAAGTAAATTTCCAGGCATGATTgcttacaaatatatattgagCTTTGTGTTTGCATGACTagcgttttcttttttctcttttatctcaattgattttgttttgatcCACTTGCAcgctgtattttttttttcatcaaagTTTGTAACTCTCAGTACTCTTTTTAGGAGACATTTTTAGGTCACACAAGTTCAATCAGTCGATGCCGCTTCTCAGCATCTGGTAACAATATAGCCAGCGCTTCCATTGATGGCACAGTCAGGTACCCACTATGGAAGTAGGTCATATGAACTTTTTTGACGAGAGAAATCTTTCATTGTGGGGCTGCTTTAGTCTATTCTTGTTTTTATGTATCACTTCGGATTTCCTATATACTTTTGTATCCGACTTGTCCCAAGTCCTAACTCAAGACATACTTGCTTAATTACAGTTCTTCAACTGCTTGATTGCCTGCTAACTTTTGGTTTCCTTACCTTTTTACTCAATACATttttaatgaagaatatggacATATGAACCATCAACTCCAGCATCTAGAAATGCAACAATATATTGTGGGGCAGAGATTATGTCACTTGACTGGGACTTGAAATCTGATCGCTTGGTATGTAATGTGCAGTTTTTCATTTTATAAACATGGTTCGATTTGGTAGTTGATTATCTCATATTAAAAATTGCCGCCTTGTTACTCTTTTTGATAAAAGCTACTTATTGGTACTGCTGATGGAGGCATCAAAGCATGGAATGTTGATGCCAAAAGGGTTGTATGCGATCTCAACACTGGTGAAGCTTTTCCAAGGTATGTACTTAGCATCAGGTCTTTGATTTAATATTCCTTTAGCCTTTACATTTTGGTTGTCCTGCAGTGTCTTGGATATCAAGTGCAGCCCTGTTGAACCTATTTTTGTTTCTGCAGCTGCTTCTAGAAGGTATTCAATTTCTTAGTCCTAATATTCATCTAAATTTTGTGCTTTAGTGGCAATGCATCCTGTATATGGCTTTCTGTTTATGatcaaattatattatttcttctATTTTATGGATATTTTAGCGTTGATAATGTCTTGTCAAAGATGTGATTGATATTATTGCTGAGACTGAAACGGTTGGAAATATAGGTGAAACTTCTGGGGAAATTTTGGTAAAAATCTAGTTAATCTTTGTTAATTAAGACCATAACATAGTAGTGAATTATCACATAGCTCTAAGTTactaataatttcatttttatctCTTATTTGTTTACATGTTGTAAAAAGGACCATCTGCTATGCCTTATGCCCGTAGCCCCTAGTGCTCCTTTTAGTGCAACTATTTAGTCTGGACTTGGGAGCCTTACATTGACCGAGTTACAAAACATTTATTCAGGTGTTCTGTAATAGTATATCAGACTTAATTATTGTTGTAGACTTGATAATACAGGAAGTGATTGCATGCACTTATATGTGAAGATACTTGCCACGAGCTGTTTTG
Proteins encoded in this region:
- the LOC119985249 gene encoding S-type anion channel SLAH2-like → MENSEFMNSSKQDVNEEIPSLISYISSNDLAGFDTVKEESSYHNQNHSFNSFPMEAEMSSLTSSDEYKPINHQRKDSVSISMPSSPIQDHSKSTKRVLFSIGDDKVLGEGIPVSTAEYGLELKKVKFHSQPMPRGSAFPKSIDVRAFPQHPSIKKFKDKRYDSFKTWSGKLERQISNIRGKPREPEPERSNVQKAESESISVDRYFDALQGPELETLRPSEQIVLPEDKTWPFLLRYPISSFGICLGVSSQAIMWKTLATSASTKFLHISLTVNLVLWCIAVALVAMVASIYLSKVIFYFEAVRREYYHPIRVNFFFAPWISLLFLALGVPPSVTKDLPPALWYVLMTPILCLELKIYGQWMSGGQRRLSKVANPSNHLSVVGNFVGALLGASMGLKEGPIFFFAVGLAHYAVLFVTLYQRLPTNETLPKELHPVFFLFVAAPSVASMAWTKIQGSFDYGSRIAYFIALFLYFSLAVRVNFFRGFKFSLAWWAYTFPMTGAAIATIRYSSEVDNVVTQALAVILAATATLTVTALLISTILHGFVLGDLFPNDIAIAISDRKPKHHNNHRRWFHISNGSAEEIENYLKFADSDCKDIEASPTSNSPGSGSN